One Streptomyces sp. R28 DNA window includes the following coding sequences:
- a CDS encoding M4 family metallopeptidase, whose protein sequence is MTTHGGFEPVFCTVVPPHVLDKLARNDDPALSGPARRTLMRDSELRGRRRVTTEFALAAAPTAKAPSDQPLRTIYDAEHGTNLPGTKVRGEGTDPGQDATVNRAYAGLGATFDLFLKAYARHSIDGDGLPLDATVHYDENYNNAFWNGEQMVFGDGDGEIFLDFTIPIDVIGHELTHGVTQYTANLTYYGQPGALNESMSDVFGALIKQYTLGQTAAEADWLIGAGLLAPSVSGKALRSMKEPGSAYDDDVLGKDPQPATMDEYVRTGRDNGGVHINSGIPNHAFYLAATALGGHAWEKAGQIWYDVLTGGELSDRALFTDFAGLTVKAARERFGDGGEELQAVEKAWEQVGVRIL, encoded by the coding sequence GCTTCGAGCCCGTCTTCTGCACCGTCGTCCCGCCACATGTCCTCGACAAACTGGCCAGGAACGACGACCCCGCACTCTCCGGTCCCGCCCGGCGGACCCTGATGCGCGACAGCGAGCTGCGCGGCAGGCGCCGCGTCACGACCGAGTTCGCCCTCGCGGCCGCCCCGACGGCGAAGGCACCGTCGGACCAGCCGCTGCGCACCATCTACGACGCCGAGCACGGCACGAACCTGCCCGGCACCAAGGTCCGCGGCGAGGGCACCGACCCCGGCCAGGACGCCACGGTCAACCGCGCCTACGCCGGCCTCGGCGCCACCTTCGACCTGTTCCTCAAGGCCTACGCCCGGCACTCCATCGACGGCGACGGCCTGCCCCTGGACGCCACCGTCCACTACGACGAGAACTACAACAACGCCTTCTGGAACGGCGAGCAGATGGTGTTCGGCGACGGTGACGGCGAGATCTTCCTCGACTTCACCATCCCGATCGACGTCATCGGCCACGAGCTCACCCACGGCGTCACCCAGTACACGGCCAACCTCACCTACTACGGCCAGCCCGGCGCGCTGAACGAGTCGATGTCGGATGTCTTCGGCGCCCTCATCAAGCAGTACACGCTCGGCCAGACCGCCGCCGAGGCCGACTGGCTGATCGGCGCGGGCCTGCTGGCGCCCAGCGTCTCCGGCAAGGCCCTGCGCTCCATGAAGGAGCCGGGCAGCGCGTACGACGACGACGTCCTCGGCAAGGACCCGCAGCCCGCGACCATGGACGAATACGTCCGCACCGGCCGCGACAACGGCGGTGTCCACATCAACTCCGGCATCCCCAACCACGCCTTCTACCTGGCCGCCACCGCACTCGGCGGCCACGCCTGGGAGAAGGCGGGACAGATCTGGTACGACGTCCTGACCGGCGGCGAGCTCAGCGACCGCGCCCTGTTCACCGACTTCGCGGGGCTGACCGTCAAGGCCGCGCGCGAGCGCTTCGGCGACGGCGGCGAGGAGCTCCAGGCCGTGGAGAAGGCGTGGGAGCAGGTCGGGGTGCGGATCCTCTGA
- a CDS encoding protealysin inhibitor emfourin gives MRIQVRRTGGFAGIERLAEVDTSGRTDAQEWQALAERAVASGRGTPPIGVPDGFSYQITVDGKTVYCSDPRLTDEQRKLISRVLKEGA, from the coding sequence ATGCGTATTCAGGTACGGCGCACGGGCGGATTCGCGGGCATCGAGCGGCTTGCCGAGGTGGACACCTCGGGGCGGACCGACGCCCAGGAGTGGCAGGCCCTGGCCGAACGCGCGGTCGCGTCCGGCCGGGGCACGCCCCCGATCGGGGTTCCGGACGGCTTCAGCTACCAGATCACCGTGGACGGCAAAACGGTGTACTGCTCGGACCCCCGGCTCACCGACGAGCAGCGGAAGCTGATCTCCAGGGTGCTGAAGGAAGGTGCGTAG
- a CDS encoding GH1 family beta-glucosidase has translation MIRRMATDARGATNPIPQFPAGFLWGVSTSAHQIEGAAHTREASVWDAFTAEPGRVKDGSTAAVACDHYHRYREDVALLADLGVDAYRFSISWPRVNSPGGLDFYDRLVDELVAAGVRPVPTLFHWDLPVSLDWLDRDTAARFAEHVSVVADRLGDRVNKWITLNEPAEHTLLGHALGAHAPGKQLLFDALPVAHHQLLAHGLAVRALRAAGATDIGIANSHGPTWPASEEAADVEAAEFYDVLLNRLFSDPLLLGEYPAGLGELMPGDVESDLKVISEPLDFYGINYYAPTRVGAPEGTDIEFGGLTIPAELPFSVRQIEEVPVTDFGWPVVPEGLTELLTGFRDRYGDRLPPVVITENGCSYEGLDDQDRIAYLDGHIRALHKAVEAGVDVRGYFVWSLLDNFEWAEGYARRFGLVHVDFADPATLARTPKASYGWFQELLRTQR, from the coding sequence ATGATCCGGCGCATGGCGACTGATGCGCGCGGCGCGACGAACCCGATACCCCAGTTCCCGGCCGGCTTCCTGTGGGGCGTGTCGACCTCTGCCCACCAGATCGAGGGCGCGGCTCACACGCGCGAGGCGTCCGTGTGGGACGCCTTCACGGCCGAGCCGGGACGGGTGAAGGACGGCTCCACGGCGGCCGTGGCCTGCGACCACTACCACCGCTACCGCGAGGACGTGGCGCTGCTGGCCGACCTCGGCGTGGACGCGTACCGCTTCTCGATCTCCTGGCCGCGGGTGAACTCCCCGGGCGGTCTGGATTTCTACGACCGTCTCGTGGACGAGCTGGTCGCGGCGGGCGTACGGCCGGTCCCGACCCTCTTCCACTGGGATCTGCCGGTGTCGCTGGACTGGCTCGACAGGGACACGGCCGCCCGCTTCGCCGAGCACGTGTCGGTCGTCGCCGACCGGCTCGGCGACCGCGTGAACAAGTGGATCACCCTCAACGAGCCCGCCGAACACACCCTGCTGGGCCACGCCCTGGGCGCCCACGCCCCCGGCAAGCAGCTCCTCTTCGACGCGCTCCCGGTCGCCCACCACCAGCTGCTGGCCCACGGCCTGGCCGTACGGGCCCTGCGCGCGGCCGGCGCCACGGACATCGGGATCGCCAACTCGCACGGTCCGACGTGGCCGGCATCGGAGGAAGCGGCGGACGTGGAGGCGGCGGAGTTCTACGACGTGCTGCTCAACCGGCTGTTCTCGGATCCGCTGCTGCTGGGCGAATACCCGGCAGGGCTGGGCGAGTTGATGCCGGGAGACGTGGAGTCCGACCTGAAGGTCATCAGCGAGCCCCTGGACTTCTACGGCATCAACTACTACGCGCCGACCCGGGTGGGCGCCCCCGAGGGAACGGACATCGAGTTCGGCGGACTGACGATCCCTGCCGAACTGCCCTTCTCGGTCCGGCAGATCGAGGAGGTACCCGTGACCGACTTCGGCTGGCCGGTGGTCCCCGAGGGCCTGACCGAACTCCTCACCGGCTTCCGCGACCGCTACGGCGACCGGCTGCCGCCCGTCGTCATCACCGAGAACGGCTGCTCGTACGAGGGGCTGGACGACCAGGACCGTATCGCCTACCTGGACGGCCACATCCGCGCGCTCCACAAGGCGGTGGAGGCGGGCGTGGACGTACGCGGCTATTTCGTCTGGTCGCTGCTCGACAACTTCGAGTGGGCGGAGGGCTACGCACGCCGGTTCGGGCTGGTGCACGTGGACTTCGCAGATCCTGCGACCCTTGCCAGGACACCCAAGGCGTCGTACGGCTGGTTCCAGGAACTGCTGCGGACCCAGAGATGA
- a CDS encoding MFS transporter yields the protein MTTALAEPVERVGKGWTAALSLANVAIWVGWYGPLQILLAQQAEDFAPGTGMSKETLLAWVTGMGAVVSLLANPFFGALSDRTTARWGRRAPWIVAGAAGGALSLLLLAGAGGLWTMAAGWCLVQLTLNAAFAAVTAAVPDRVPRLQRGVVGGWLGAAQILGAVAGTGLATALGGIAAGYAACAVFALAGVLPYVLRYGDLRLGVADRPAWSWRSFTRGFWLSPRRYPDFGWAWLTRFLINLSNALVILYLLYYLRDRLHYADPEQGVLILTAVNSVTLLATVVVGGVWSDRVGRRKPFVYWSGVLMAAATALLAVWQTWPSAIVVAALLGLGLGVFMSVDFALMTDVLPKALDRGKDLGVINVANALPQVAAPALAAPIVTYLGGYRVLYLVAAGAGLAGAVLVGRIKGVD from the coding sequence ATGACAACGGCCCTCGCGGAGCCCGTCGAACGGGTCGGCAAGGGCTGGACGGCCGCGCTGTCGCTGGCCAACGTGGCGATCTGGGTGGGCTGGTACGGCCCGCTGCAGATCCTGCTGGCCCAGCAGGCGGAGGACTTCGCGCCCGGCACGGGGATGTCGAAGGAGACGCTGCTGGCGTGGGTCACGGGCATGGGCGCGGTGGTGTCGCTGCTGGCGAACCCCTTCTTCGGCGCGCTCTCGGACCGCACCACGGCCCGCTGGGGACGCCGTGCGCCGTGGATCGTGGCCGGCGCGGCGGGCGGCGCGCTGTCGCTGCTGCTGCTCGCCGGGGCGGGCGGGCTGTGGACCATGGCGGCCGGCTGGTGCCTGGTCCAGCTGACTTTGAACGCGGCCTTCGCAGCGGTGACGGCGGCCGTGCCGGACCGGGTGCCGCGGCTCCAACGGGGCGTGGTGGGCGGCTGGTTGGGCGCGGCGCAGATCCTCGGGGCGGTCGCCGGCACGGGGCTGGCGACGGCGTTGGGCGGGATCGCGGCCGGGTACGCGGCGTGCGCGGTGTTCGCGCTGGCGGGTGTGCTGCCGTACGTCCTGCGGTACGGGGATCTCCGACTCGGGGTGGCGGACCGGCCGGCGTGGTCCTGGCGTTCGTTCACCCGCGGCTTCTGGCTGAGCCCGCGCCGCTACCCCGACTTCGGCTGGGCCTGGCTGACCCGCTTCCTGATCAACCTCAGCAACGCCCTGGTGATCCTCTACCTGCTGTACTACCTGCGGGACCGCCTGCACTACGCGGACCCCGAGCAGGGCGTGCTGATCCTGACCGCGGTGAACAGCGTGACGCTGCTGGCCACGGTCGTGGTGGGCGGTGTCTGGTCGGACCGGGTGGGCCGGCGCAAGCCGTTCGTGTACTGGTCCGGGGTGCTGATGGCGGCGGCCACGGCCCTGCTCGCCGTCTGGCAGACCTGGCCGAGCGCGATCGTCGTGGCGGCGCTGCTGGGACTCGGGCTCGGGGTGTTCATGTCGGTCGACTTCGCGCTGATGACGGACGTACTGCCGAAGGCCCTCGACCGCGGCAAGGACCTCGGCGTCATCAACGTGGCCAACGCCCTGCCCCAGGTGGCGGCCCCCGCCCTCGCCGCCCCGATCGTCACGTACCTGGGCGGATACCGGGTGCTGTATTTGGTGGCGGCGGGGGCGGGGCTGGCGGGTGCGGTGTTGGTGGGGCGGATCAAGGGCGTGGACTGA
- a CDS encoding NAD-dependent epimerase/dehydratase family protein, which yields MLTLVTGTTGQVGRRFVPRLLAQRRPGEEVRVLVRDASRGEPFAELGAQVVVGDLRDTETLGKAVAGVDAVVNVAASFRGVPDEEAWAVNRDAAVELGRAALAAGVQRFVQVSTGIVYGVGRGRPLTEDDESRPGGAMWGAYGESKAEAERELLGMEGLDVRVARLPFVYGEGDPHLAQSLMWAGNWAATQRLQMGHHADVAQGLLRILHAPGIAGRIYNIADDAPVTAVELHQLNGVEVPAELYTRTDPDPWLIITSTERIRRELGYRPLYPSVYAARDAGAL from the coding sequence ATGTTGACACTGGTGACAGGCACAACGGGGCAGGTCGGCCGGCGCTTCGTCCCGAGGCTGCTGGCGCAGCGGCGGCCGGGAGAGGAGGTACGGGTTCTCGTGCGGGACGCCTCGCGCGGCGAACCCTTCGCCGAGCTCGGCGCCCAGGTCGTCGTAGGAGATCTGCGGGACACCGAGACGCTCGGCAAGGCGGTCGCCGGGGTCGACGCCGTGGTGAACGTCGCCGCGTCCTTCCGGGGGGTGCCGGACGAGGAGGCGTGGGCGGTCAACCGGGACGCGGCCGTGGAGCTGGGCCGTGCCGCGCTGGCCGCGGGCGTGCAGCGGTTCGTGCAGGTCAGCACGGGGATCGTGTACGGCGTCGGGCGGGGGCGCCCGCTGACCGAGGACGACGAGAGCCGGCCCGGCGGCGCGATGTGGGGGGCCTACGGCGAGTCCAAGGCCGAGGCCGAGCGCGAACTGCTCGGTATGGAAGGCCTCGACGTACGCGTCGCCCGGCTCCCCTTCGTCTACGGCGAGGGCGACCCGCACCTCGCCCAGTCCCTGATGTGGGCCGGGAACTGGGCGGCGACGCAGCGGCTGCAGATGGGGCATCACGCGGACGTCGCCCAGGGGTTGCTGCGGATCCTGCACGCGCCGGGTATCGCGGGGCGGATCTACAACATCGCCGACGACGCGCCCGTGACAGCGGTTGAGCTGCACCAGCTGAACGGGGTCGAGGTGCCTGCCGAGTTGTATACCCGGACCGATCCGGACCCGTGGCTCATCATCACCTCCACGGAGCGGATTCGGCGGGAGCTGGGTTATCGGCCGTTGTATCCGTCGGTTTACGCGGCGCGGGACGCTGGTGCGCTGTGA
- a CDS encoding helix-turn-helix transcriptional regulator: MNRAELADFLRRGRARLTPSDVGLTPGARRRTPGLRREEVAQLAGMSVDYYTRLEQSRGPRPSRQMLTALARALRLTDVEQDHLFHLAGEEPPRRETASAHVRPGLLLILDRLHDTPAQVVNDCGEVLAQNAMARALVGDVMSRPRRERNLSRLFFLDPSARALFPQEDLAGHARAHVATLRAVAAARPDDPEPAALVAELRESSEEFARLWDEHEVSQRNRATKRFVHPLVGLLELDCEVMVSHEHHHLLVVHTARPGTEAYERLQLLRVVGLQDMSPSKT, from the coding sequence GTGAACCGAGCCGAACTCGCCGACTTCCTGCGCCGTGGCCGTGCCCGGCTGACCCCGTCGGACGTGGGCCTGACGCCGGGCGCCCGGCGTCGCACGCCCGGCCTGCGCCGCGAGGAGGTGGCGCAGCTGGCGGGCATGTCGGTGGACTACTACACCCGCCTCGAACAGTCCCGGGGGCCGCGCCCGTCGCGCCAGATGCTGACGGCACTGGCCCGCGCGCTGCGCCTGACCGACGTCGAGCAGGATCACCTGTTCCATCTGGCCGGCGAGGAGCCCCCGCGCCGCGAGACGGCGTCGGCGCACGTCCGTCCCGGGCTGCTGCTGATCCTGGACCGGCTGCACGACACCCCGGCGCAGGTGGTGAACGACTGTGGCGAGGTGCTGGCCCAGAACGCGATGGCCAGGGCGCTGGTCGGCGACGTGATGTCCCGTCCGCGCCGCGAGCGCAACCTGAGCCGCCTCTTCTTCCTGGACCCGAGCGCGCGCGCCCTCTTCCCGCAGGAGGACCTCGCGGGCCACGCGCGTGCCCACGTCGCCACCCTGCGCGCGGTGGCCGCGGCCCGCCCCGACGACCCGGAACCGGCCGCGCTGGTCGCCGAACTCCGGGAGTCGAGCGAGGAGTTCGCCCGTCTGTGGGACGAGCACGAGGTGTCCCAGCGCAACCGGGCGACGAAACGCTTCGTGCACCCGCTGGTCGGCCTGCTGGAACTGGACTGCGAGGTCATGGTCAGCCACGAGCACCACCACCTCCTGGTCGTCCACACCGCCCGCCCGGGCACGGAGGCCTACGAGCGCCTGCAACTCCTGCGCGTGGTGGGCCTGCAGGACATGTCACCCAGCAAGACCTGA
- a CDS encoding P-II family nitrogen regulator, with protein sequence MKLITAIVKPYRLDEVKTALQEIGVHGLTVTEASGYGRQRGHTEVYRGAEYQVDLVPKVRIEVVVDDAAADDVIDAIVKAAQTGKIGDGKVWALPVETVVRVRTGERGPDAL encoded by the coding sequence ATGAAGCTCATCACCGCCATCGTCAAGCCGTACCGGCTCGACGAGGTCAAGACCGCCCTCCAGGAAATCGGTGTGCACGGTCTGACCGTGACCGAGGCGAGCGGCTACGGCCGTCAGCGCGGCCACACCGAGGTGTACCGCGGCGCCGAGTACCAGGTCGACCTGGTGCCCAAGGTCCGGATCGAGGTCGTCGTCGACGATGCCGCGGCCGACGACGTCATCGACGCCATCGTGAAGGCCGCCCAGACCGGCAAGATCGGCGACGGCAAGGTCTGGGCGCTGCCGGTCGAGACGGTCGTACGCGTGCGGACGGGCGAGCGCGGCCCCGACGCGCTGTAA